Proteins from a single region of Candidatus Woesearchaeota archaeon:
- the gyrB gene encoding DNA topoisomerase (ATP-hydrolyzing) subunit B encodes MSDQPTPPNEYNASNITVLEGLEAVRKRPGMYIGDTSIRGLHHLVYEIVDNSVDEALAGFCKNITVIIHVDNSITVIDDGRGIPTDMHPKYGISAVEVALTKLHAGGKFDKNTYKVSGGLHGVGVSVVNALSIALTVTVERDGKLFVQKYSQGKPLGPLEMQGMTTRRGTTVTFKPDSTIFTEETTYHYDVLAKRLRELAFLNKGIKIELKDEREENKLDLFHYTGGIKQFVEYLDQNKQPLHSVIYFEKEKDDVVVEISLRYNAGYQENVFSFVNNINTIEGGTHLSGFKTAITRILNNFAATITNGKAEKFTGDDVKEGLTAVVSVKVHEPLFEGQTKSKLGNSDVFGIVSSITHDQLTTYFNEHPQDIKIIVSKCLDAARAREAAHKARELTRRKGALEGAGLPGKLADCSNRDPKQCEVYLVEGDSAGGSAKQGRNREFQAILPLRGKILNVEKARLHKILENKEIITMITAIGTGAGDDFHIEKLRYDKIIIMTDADVDGSHIMTLILTFFYRYMKALVEQGHIYVAMPPLYRIAKGKKVEYVYSDAEKERTVAAMGGMEGLTIQRYKGLGEMNPTQLWETTMDPSVRKLKQVAVEDAVVADQMFTILMGDEVEPRRDFIEKHAKEVQNLDV; translated from the coding sequence ATGTCCGATCAACCAACACCACCTAACGAGTACAATGCATCTAACATCACTGTTCTTGAAGGTCTTGAAGCTGTACGTAAACGCCCTGGGATGTACATTGGGGACACTAGTATTCGTGGTTTACATCATTTAGTCTACGAAATTGTTGACAACTCCGTGGACGAAGCTCTCGCTGGTTTTTGTAAAAATATCACAGTCATAATCCACGTAGACAACTCCATCACCGTAATTGATGATGGTCGTGGTATTCCCACTGATATGCATCCTAAATACGGGATCTCTGCTGTAGAAGTTGCGCTTACCAAACTACATGCTGGGGGTAAATTCGACAAAAATACTTACAAAGTATCTGGCGGTTTACACGGAGTTGGCGTGAGTGTGGTTAATGCTCTTTCCATTGCGCTTACTGTTACCGTAGAACGTGATGGCAAACTTTTCGTACAAAAGTACAGTCAAGGAAAACCATTAGGACCATTGGAAATGCAAGGGATGACTACTCGTAGAGGCACTACGGTTACATTCAAACCCGATTCTACTATTTTTACTGAAGAAACTACTTATCATTATGATGTCTTAGCAAAACGTTTACGCGAATTAGCGTTTCTCAATAAAGGCATCAAAATTGAACTCAAAGACGAACGTGAAGAAAATAAATTAGACCTCTTCCATTACACTGGTGGTATCAAACAATTCGTGGAATATCTCGATCAAAACAAACAACCTCTTCATTCGGTCATTTATTTTGAAAAAGAAAAAGACGATGTCGTTGTTGAAATCTCTCTGCGTTATAATGCAGGGTACCAAGAAAATGTGTTCTCTTTTGTAAACAACATTAACACTATTGAAGGGGGAACTCATCTCTCTGGATTTAAAACCGCGATCACGCGTATTCTCAACAACTTCGCAGCAACCATCACGAACGGTAAAGCCGAGAAATTTACGGGAGATGACGTGAAAGAAGGACTTACTGCCGTTGTCTCTGTCAAAGTTCATGAACCTCTTTTTGAGGGACAAACCAAAAGCAAATTAGGAAACAGCGATGTCTTTGGCATTGTGAGTTCTATTACTCATGATCAGCTCACAACTTATTTTAACGAACATCCACAAGACATTAAAATTATTGTAAGTAAATGTCTCGATGCTGCTCGCGCTCGTGAAGCAGCGCACAAAGCGCGGGAATTAACTCGACGTAAAGGTGCTCTTGAAGGTGCTGGTCTTCCGGGAAAACTAGCAGATTGCAGTAATCGTGATCCTAAACAATGTGAAGTGTATCTTGTTGAGGGAGATTCCGCTGGTGGTTCTGCTAAACAAGGCCGCAACCGTGAATTCCAAGCTATCCTTCCACTTCGTGGTAAAATTCTCAATGTTGAAAAAGCTCGTTTACATAAGATTCTTGAAAACAAAGAAATCATCACCATGATCACTGCCATTGGAACTGGTGCAGGAGATGATTTTCATATTGAAAAATTACGCTATGACAAAATTATCATTATGACTGATGCAGATGTTGACGGCTCGCATATTATGACTTTAATTCTTACATTCTTTTATCGCTACATGAAAGCATTGGTAGAGCAAGGTCACATTTATGTTGCCATGCCTCCTTTGTATCGTATTGCGAAAGGCAAGAAAGTTGAATATGTATACAGTGACGCAGAAAAAGAACGTACAGTAGCCGCGATGGGTGGTATGGAAGGACTCACCATTCAACGCTATAAAGGTCTAGGAGAAATGAATCCTACCCAGCTTTGGGAGACAACGATGGATCCAAGTGTGCGAAAACTCAAACAAGTTGCTGTTGAAGATGCCGTTGTCGCTGATCAAATGTTTACTATTCTTATGGGAGACGAAGTAGAACCACGTCGGGATTTTATTGAGAAACATGCTAAAGAAGTTCAGAACTTGGATGTCTAA
- the tsaD gene encoding tRNA (adenosine(37)-N6)-threonylcarbamoyltransferase complex transferase subunit TsaD: MSHPQLILGVETTAHTFGIGIITSNGKILANIKDSYTSPDKGMIPDEIANHHKAVAQTILEKAFKTAGCNWEDISFISYSAGPGLDPALWAGYHKAKEWATQHKKKLVAVNHCCAHLSIGALTSNAKDPCYLYVSGVNTQIIVQINGKYRVMGETLDIGLGNMLDKFGRITNLGFPAGPKVEQLAKSGKYVELPYTIKGMDISFSGPLTRAEQLFKKGEKVEDLCFSLQETCFAMCTEVVERAMAHTEKNELILVGGVGANKRFCEMLEIMCKERGATFYNVPMDLAGDQGVMIAWEGWLRKDESGDVEIKPHWRADEV; encoded by the coding sequence ATGTCACATCCACAACTTATCCTTGGAGTCGAAACCACTGCCCATACATTTGGCATTGGCATCATTACCAGTAATGGAAAAATTCTTGCCAACATCAAAGATAGTTACACCTCTCCTGACAAAGGCATGATCCCCGATGAGATTGCAAATCATCATAAAGCTGTAGCGCAAACCATTCTCGAAAAAGCATTCAAAACTGCCGGCTGCAATTGGGAAGATATTTCATTCATCTCCTACTCCGCAGGTCCCGGTCTCGACCCTGCGTTATGGGCTGGATATCACAAAGCCAAGGAATGGGCTACACAACACAAAAAGAAACTTGTTGCGGTTAATCACTGTTGTGCACATCTTAGTATCGGTGCGTTAACAAGCAACGCCAAAGATCCTTGTTACCTCTATGTCTCAGGTGTCAACACTCAAATCATTGTGCAAATCAATGGTAAATATCGGGTCATGGGCGAAACACTGGATATTGGGCTTGGCAACATGCTCGACAAATTTGGCCGGATCACCAACCTTGGTTTTCCTGCTGGTCCGAAAGTTGAACAATTAGCTAAGAGTGGTAAATACGTTGAACTTCCCTACACTATCAAGGGTATGGATATTTCATTTTCTGGTCCATTAACCAGAGCAGAACAACTCTTCAAAAAAGGAGAAAAAGTCGAAGATCTCTGTTTCTCACTACAAGAAACCTGCTTTGCCATGTGCACCGAGGTCGTCGAACGTGCCATGGCACATACTGAGAAAAATGAACTGATTCTCGTAGGTGGCGTAGGAGCCAACAAACGATTTTGTGAGATGCTTGAAATCATGTGCAAAGAACGCGGCGCAACATTTTACAACGTGCCGATGGATCTTGCTGGAGACCAAGGTGTCATGATTGCGTGGGAAGGTTGGCTGCGCAAAGACGAGTCTGGCGATGTAGAGATCAAACCCCACTGGCGCGCCGATGAGGTCTAA
- a CDS encoding aminotransferase class I/II-fold pyridoxal phosphate-dependent enzyme produces MPKSPSPDPLAESLEKLLKEHSIKVVPQQETMAAGPHLPYGSFFGFPDFDFLDANIGLVPFGENEEELRWLSKIFDAQTQHCKHRGSKPIEEVVREILTTEIARDLSTVEIYVTAQGARGALVGLLESLVTPQKPYILYASPNWIFDGLCQNVAQFNDKATSYAFFAPSADRFVENFTRLPILDRAAAVILVDPGNPQGYQLKEGHVQIIEAVSERYGIVPIFDDVFRGLRQQGEPHASQYSKHSIIVETTSKRFGARGLGVTWTLIPQERGITFSNFDIECGGCSSVASVVTEGLYRTGYGEKVRQMLIRNSQALVRGYQDGTSEETRNLGRFEQAFLGMPILTFQLTKKESGIDAPFLVEALGKKYGMGVTSGDRWICQPQRLSSPARTLRERNEEADHALSYLRFCPTKETPEKCYAGGRLLADVMNNYAQIVK; encoded by the coding sequence ATGCCAAAATCTCCTTCTCCTGATCCATTAGCTGAATCTCTTGAAAAATTACTTAAAGAGCACAGTATAAAAGTAGTACCTCAGCAAGAAACCATGGCTGCTGGTCCTCATCTTCCTTACGGTAGTTTTTTTGGTTTTCCTGATTTCGATTTTCTTGATGCAAACATTGGTTTAGTTCCTTTTGGTGAAAATGAAGAAGAGTTACGCTGGCTTTCAAAAATATTTGACGCTCAAACCCAACACTGTAAACATCGAGGGTCAAAGCCAATAGAAGAAGTTGTTCGAGAAATCCTCACCACTGAGATCGCCAGAGATCTTTCTACTGTTGAGATATATGTTACTGCCCAAGGTGCACGTGGTGCTTTAGTAGGATTATTAGAATCGTTAGTGACTCCTCAAAAACCCTATATCTTGTATGCTTCGCCCAATTGGATTTTTGACGGACTTTGTCAGAATGTAGCACAGTTTAATGACAAAGCGACTTCTTATGCTTTCTTTGCACCATCTGCCGATCGTTTTGTAGAAAATTTTACTAGATTACCAATTCTTGATCGTGCTGCAGCAGTTATTCTTGTTGATCCCGGTAATCCTCAGGGGTATCAATTAAAAGAGGGGCATGTTCAAATTATTGAAGCCGTTTCTGAAAGATATGGTATTGTTCCAATCTTTGATGATGTCTTTCGAGGCTTGCGTCAACAAGGTGAACCCCATGCCTCTCAATATTCTAAACATAGTATCATAGTTGAAACCACATCTAAACGCTTTGGTGCTCGGGGTCTTGGTGTAACATGGACACTTATCCCTCAAGAACGAGGAATTACTTTCTCAAATTTTGACATTGAGTGCGGGGGTTGTTCTTCGGTTGCATCAGTAGTTACAGAAGGTTTATACCGGACTGGGTATGGAGAAAAAGTTCGACAAATGTTAATTAGAAATTCGCAAGCTCTGGTTCGGGGTTATCAAGATGGCACCAGTGAAGAGACAAGGAACCTTGGAAGGTTCGAACAAGCTTTTCTAGGCATGCCTATACTCACATTCCAACTTACAAAAAAAGAATCTGGGATTGATGCTCCTTTTCTTGTCGAAGCTTTAGGCAAGAAGTATGGCATGGGTGTCACGAGTGGTGATAGGTGGATTTGTCAACCTCAAAGATTAAGTAGTCCGGCTCGCACTTTACGTGAACGAAATGAAGAAGCAGATCATGCATTATCATATTTGCGATTTTGCCCTACAAAAGAAACGCCTGAGAAATGTTACGCTGGGGGCAGACTTTTAGCTGACGTTATGAATAACTATGCCCAGATCGTTAAATAA